A part of Paraburkholderia azotifigens genomic DNA contains:
- a CDS encoding branched-chain amino acid ABC transporter substrate-binding protein: protein MKTFLSLVAASALCIAPLAASAQQAVKIGVSAPLTGLGAANGKDIENGVRLAVEEANAQHISIGGQPVQFELASVDDQGDPRVGVQVAQKLVDDGVVAVVGYYNSGVALPSSPIFARAGIPLIDPAATNPAITRQGLNNVFRIIATDTQNSGNAGTYAVKVTKAKRIAVMDDRTAFGQGAVEEFKKAAQAAGGQIVAEEYTNDKAVEFNAQLTNIKAANADLLYFGGLDGQAGLLVKRMRQLGLRAQFVGSGGIADSVFIGSAGSAAEGAMAWEYGRPVDSLPEGRAFADKFKKRFGADTLTYAPFAYDCAWLAITAMKQANSVKPAVFMQTLRTMQYNGITGHISFDKYGDLNNPTSTLYQVKSMKWQPVTTIGAEK from the coding sequence ATGAAAACGTTCCTTTCGTTGGTCGCAGCATCCGCACTCTGTATTGCGCCGCTCGCCGCCAGCGCCCAGCAAGCCGTCAAGATTGGCGTGTCTGCGCCGCTCACGGGCCTTGGCGCGGCCAATGGGAAAGACATCGAAAACGGCGTGCGTCTGGCTGTGGAAGAGGCGAACGCGCAACACATCAGCATCGGTGGACAGCCGGTGCAGTTCGAGCTCGCTTCCGTCGACGATCAGGGCGATCCGCGCGTAGGCGTTCAGGTAGCGCAGAAGCTCGTCGACGATGGCGTCGTCGCCGTGGTCGGCTATTACAACTCGGGCGTGGCGCTTCCTTCCTCGCCGATTTTCGCGCGCGCGGGCATCCCCCTCATCGATCCCGCCGCGACGAATCCCGCGATCACGCGTCAGGGTTTGAACAACGTGTTCCGGATCATAGCGACTGACACACAGAATTCCGGGAACGCCGGCACGTATGCCGTGAAGGTGACGAAAGCGAAGCGGATCGCGGTGATGGATGACCGGACGGCCTTTGGACAAGGCGCGGTCGAAGAATTCAAGAAGGCCGCGCAAGCGGCCGGCGGTCAGATCGTGGCCGAGGAATACACCAACGACAAAGCCGTCGAGTTCAATGCGCAACTGACGAACATAAAGGCGGCCAATGCGGATCTTCTGTACTTCGGCGGGCTCGATGGCCAGGCGGGTCTGCTCGTCAAGCGAATGAGGCAGCTCGGTTTGCGCGCGCAGTTCGTCGGGAGCGGCGGGATTGCCGATAGCGTTTTCATCGGTTCAGCAGGAAGTGCAGCCGAAGGCGCAATGGCCTGGGAATATGGCCGGCCGGTCGATTCATTGCCCGAGGGACGCGCGTTTGCGGACAAGTTCAAGAAGCGGTTCGGTGCGGATACCTTGACCTATGCGCCGTTCGCCTATGACTGTGCGTGGCTCGCCATCACGGCCATGAAGCAGGCGAACTCGGTGAAGCCTGCTGTGTTCATGCAAACGCTCCGCACGATGCAATACAACGGCATCACGGGACATATCTCATTCGACAAATATGGGGATCTGAATAATCCGACGTCGACGCTCTATCAGGTCAAGTCCATGAAATGGCAACCGGTGACGACGATCGGTGCGGAGAAATGA
- a CDS encoding substrate-binding periplasmic protein gives MKPSLKCLALLGCCVSLVGFGTAAQAAGSCTPAHKFPTIKPGTLSVATWDFPPYSIPVSASEVNGVDGAILRLIAARECLTLSFANVDAAAVIQSVVSGKADIAMGDWYRTADRAKVLGLSAPMYLDQMGVISGQGSDTINGMQGKRVGAVAGYLWTGDLQKVFGTSLTIYPNPVAMAQDLSAGRIDVGTDSYAVAVYDQKKGGYKAMKIDVVKPDKRVPATIQPGQTAFPYTKSNQSLGDALSADIEALHQSGDIARILKEHGLDPNAEKVGTPRLVQ, from the coding sequence ATGAAACCATCGTTGAAATGTCTCGCTTTGCTCGGCTGTTGTGTTTCACTGGTCGGCTTCGGCACGGCTGCCCAGGCTGCCGGAAGCTGCACGCCCGCGCACAAGTTCCCGACGATCAAACCGGGCACGCTTTCCGTCGCAACGTGGGACTTCCCGCCGTATTCCATCCCCGTCAGTGCGAGTGAAGTGAACGGCGTTGACGGCGCAATTCTCAGGCTGATTGCCGCCAGGGAATGCCTGACTCTGTCCTTCGCGAATGTGGATGCCGCCGCCGTGATCCAATCGGTGGTGTCCGGGAAAGCCGACATCGCGATGGGTGACTGGTATCGCACGGCAGACCGGGCCAAGGTGCTGGGATTGAGTGCACCGATGTACCTTGATCAGATGGGCGTCATTTCGGGGCAGGGAAGCGACACGATAAACGGCATGCAGGGAAAACGCGTCGGCGCCGTAGCGGGATATCTGTGGACGGGAGATCTGCAAAAGGTCTTCGGAACCAGTTTGACCATCTATCCGAATCCTGTCGCAATGGCGCAGGATCTGTCAGCGGGGCGCATCGACGTCGGCACGGATAGCTATGCCGTAGCCGTCTACGACCAGAAGAAGGGTGGCTATAAGGCAATGAAGATCGATGTCGTCAAACCTGACAAGCGGGTGCCTGCCACGATTCAACCGGGACAGACGGCCTTTCCGTACACGAAGTCGAATCAGTCGCTTGGAGATGCGCTTTCTGCGGATATCGAGGCGCTGCATCAATCCGGCGATATTGCGCGTATTCTGAAAGAACACGGACTGGATCCGAATGCCGAAAAGGTCGGTACGCCGCGACTGGTTCAATAA
- a CDS encoding amino acid ABC transporter permease, whose amino-acid sequence MNNLLEQWKGWLPDLLDGYRISLEVTAVTLAVGIPLGLVLALMVSAKSRPIRTFALIFVETGRGAPALILLQFFYFGLPAAGLTLTSFASACVALACCTGAYTSEMIRAGFEAVPYGQKEAALVIGLNGVDALRFVIIPQGMRVALPSLLGFSIMMLQATSLCFTIALPELVSRASNIGSSTFEYMPVLILAGLLFAVICVPSTFAVSALERRLGRHAVR is encoded by the coding sequence ATGAACAATCTGCTTGAACAATGGAAAGGCTGGTTACCCGATCTTCTGGACGGCTATCGGATTTCACTTGAAGTGACGGCGGTCACCCTTGCGGTCGGCATTCCGTTGGGTCTGGTGCTCGCGTTGATGGTTTCCGCGAAATCGCGTCCGATCCGTACTTTCGCGCTGATCTTCGTTGAAACAGGGCGTGGTGCGCCCGCGTTGATCCTGCTGCAGTTCTTCTATTTCGGACTGCCCGCAGCGGGTTTGACACTGACTTCGTTTGCATCCGCGTGCGTGGCGCTCGCGTGCTGCACGGGTGCTTATACGAGCGAGATGATTCGGGCGGGATTCGAGGCCGTGCCGTATGGGCAGAAAGAGGCGGCACTCGTGATCGGTCTGAACGGCGTGGACGCGCTGCGCTTCGTCATCATCCCCCAAGGCATGCGCGTTGCCCTGCCGTCGCTGCTCGGTTTCTCCATCATGATGCTTCAGGCGACCTCGCTGTGCTTCACGATCGCGCTTCCGGAACTGGTGAGCAGAGCGTCGAATATCGGCTCGTCGACATTCGAGTACATGCCCGTACTGATACTGGCGGGTTTGCTGTTTGCCGTCATCTGCGTTCCGTCGACATTTGCAGTGTCGGCGCTGGAACGCAGGCTGGGACGCCATGCGGTTCGATAG